The following proteins are encoded in a genomic region of Prochlorococcus marinus XMU1412:
- a CDS encoding transposase, whose protein sequence is MTRARHVVADRGYDARALVEGIEAIGATAHIPTQRRRKVQRSVSKPIYRQRNLVERFFCKLKHFRRCATRFDKLARNFLAAVALASTRLWARSYESTT, encoded by the coding sequence CTGACCCGGGCCCGCCATGTTGTCGCAGATCGCGGATATGACGCCCGCGCCCTGGTCGAAGGCATCGAGGCCATCGGTGCGACAGCCCACATCCCGACCCAGAGGCGGCGAAAGGTTCAGCGCTCCGTGTCCAAACCGATCTACCGACAGCGCAATCTGGTCGAACGCTTCTTCTGCAAACTCAAACACTTCCGCCGGTGCGCTACGCGCTTCGACAAACTGGCTAGAAACTTCCTCGCTGCCGTGGCCCTCGCATCAACACGCCTCTGGGCCAGAAGTTATGAGTCCACGACCTAG
- a CDS encoding IS481 family transposase → MNSHRNARTTPYSRALIVERHAAGEPVAVIAAAFGVSLRTVYKWLARHRSGGHAALDTASSAPHRPSRRIGAWWRDSAARLRRDYRMTAAEIAERLGLARSTVARWLKRMGLGRLSALEPRPPVIRYQRERPGELIHLDIKSLGRFNKPGHRVTGGRKGNRNPGAGWDCVHVAIDDATRLAYVEVLPDQKRATTTAFLVRALRWFKARGITVERVMTDNGSAYVSKLFAKALRWLNIRHIRTRPYTPRTNGKAERFIQTLLREWAYAIPYRSSDSRNQDLARYLDWYNTGRPHYALNKQPPAKRLSQLNNVLRNDT, encoded by the coding sequence ATGAACAGCCATAGGAATGCCAGAACCACGCCGTATTCGCGAGCCCTGATTGTCGAGCGTCATGCAGCCGGTGAGCCGGTTGCGGTCATCGCGGCGGCTTTCGGGGTCTCGCTTCGCACCGTCTACAAGTGGCTGGCGCGCCATCGCAGTGGCGGACACGCGGCGCTGGACACGGCATCGAGCGCGCCGCACCGGCCATCCCGACGGATCGGTGCGTGGTGGCGCGATAGCGCTGCCCGGTTACGCCGGGACTACCGTATGACGGCTGCCGAGATCGCCGAACGGCTGGGACTGGCCCGCTCGACTGTGGCCCGCTGGCTCAAGCGCATGGGGTTGGGCCGCCTGTCGGCCCTGGAGCCCAGACCGCCCGTCATCCGCTATCAGCGCGAACGCCCTGGCGAGCTCATCCATCTGGATATCAAGTCCCTGGGCCGCTTCAACAAACCCGGCCACCGTGTAACCGGCGGGCGCAAGGGCAACCGCAATCCCGGCGCCGGCTGGGACTGCGTCCATGTGGCCATCGACGATGCCACACGTCTGGCCTATGTCGAGGTTCTGCCCGACCAGAAGCGCGCCACCACGACAGCCTTCCTGGTGCGGGCTCTGCGCTGGTTCAAGGCGCGCGGCATCACCGTCGAGCGCGTCATGACCGACAATGGATCAGCCTATGTCTCAAAGCTCTTCGCCAAGGCCCTGCGCTGGCTGAACATCCGCCACATCCGAACCCGGCCCTATACGCCCAGAACCAACGGCAAGGCCGAGCGCTTCATCCAGACACTCCTGCGCGAATGGGCCTATGCCATACCCTACCGCTCATCCGACAGCAGAAACCAAGACCTCGCCCGATATCTGGACTGGTACAACACAGGAAGACCGCACTATGCTCTCAACAAACAGCCGCCAGCCAAAAGGCTCAGCCAGCTGAACAACGTCTTGAGAAACGACACCTAG